In Rhineura floridana isolate rRhiFlo1 chromosome 1, rRhiFlo1.hap2, whole genome shotgun sequence, the following proteins share a genomic window:
- the LOC133375550 gene encoding insulin-induced gene 2 protein isoform X1, with the protein MLLEVHGAMADDDTQPSIPKKCGPYISSVTSHSLNLLIRGVVLFLIGVFLALVLNLLQIQRNVTLFPPDVITSVFSSAWWVPLCCGTASAVIGLLYPCMDRHLGEPHKFKREWSSVMRCVAVFVGINHASAKVDFANNIQLSLTLAALSIGLWWTFDRSRSGFGLGIGIAFLATLVTQFLVYNGVYQYTSPDFLYVRSWLPCIFFAGGITMGNIGRQLAMYECKVIAEKSHHD; encoded by the exons ATGTTGCTGGAAGTACACGGGGCCATGGCAGATGATGATACTCAACCATCCATACCAAAAAAGTGTGGCCCATACATTTCTTCAGTGACCAGCCACAGCTTGAACTTGCTGATCCGCGGGGTAGTCCTGTTTTTAATTGGTGTCTTTCTTGCACTAGTATTAAACTTGCTACAGATTCAGAGAAATGTCACCTTGTTTCCACCTGATGTAATTACAAGTGTCTTCTCTTCAGCTTGGTGGGTACCGCTTTGCTGTGGAACAGCATCAG CCGTGATTGGGTTATTGTACCCCTGCATGGATAGACATCTGGGAGAGCCCCATAAATTTAAGCGGGAATGGTCCAGTGTGATGCGGTGTGTAGCAGTCTTTGTTGGCATAAATCATGCCAGTGCT AAAGTGGATTTTGCCAACAACATTCAGTTGTCTCTCACACTTGCTGCGCTTTCAATTGGGCTATGGTGGACATTCGATCGATCTCGAAGTGGCTTTGGCCTGGGAATAGGAATTGCATTTCTTGCCACGCTGGTGACTCAGTTTCTTGTCTACAATGGAGTTTATCA ATACACTTCTCCTGACTTCCTATATGTGCGTTCCTGGTTACCCTGTATATTTTTTGCCGGTGGAATAACAATGGGGAACATTGGCAGGCAGCTGGCAATG TATGAATGCAAAGTTATTGCAGAAAAATCTCATCATGACTGA
- the LOC133375550 gene encoding insulin-induced gene 2 protein isoform X2: MDRHLGEPHKFKREWSSVMRCVAVFVGINHASAKVDFANNIQLSLTLAALSIGLWWTFDRSRSGFGLGIGIAFLATLVTQFLVYNGVYQYTSPDFLYVRSWLPCIFFAGGITMGNIGRQLAMYECKVIAEKSHHD, encoded by the exons ATGGATAGACATCTGGGAGAGCCCCATAAATTTAAGCGGGAATGGTCCAGTGTGATGCGGTGTGTAGCAGTCTTTGTTGGCATAAATCATGCCAGTGCT AAAGTGGATTTTGCCAACAACATTCAGTTGTCTCTCACACTTGCTGCGCTTTCAATTGGGCTATGGTGGACATTCGATCGATCTCGAAGTGGCTTTGGCCTGGGAATAGGAATTGCATTTCTTGCCACGCTGGTGACTCAGTTTCTTGTCTACAATGGAGTTTATCA ATACACTTCTCCTGACTTCCTATATGTGCGTTCCTGGTTACCCTGTATATTTTTTGCCGGTGGAATAACAATGGGGAACATTGGCAGGCAGCTGGCAATG TATGAATGCAAAGTTATTGCAGAAAAATCTCATCATGACTGA